Below is a window of Streptomyces sp. NBC_00223 DNA.
GATCACATCGGGGGTGTGCACGAGCAGCGGCGCCAGGAAGTTCACGCCCACCGGGGTCATCGGCCACTCCTTGACCCACGCGGTGGAGTGGTGCCAGGGCGCGCGGGTGGCCGACTCACGGGTCTTGGCCTGGAGGAACGTCGGCTCGGTGGCGTCGAGTTCGGCCGGCCAGGTGTTGCGCCGGGTCATCGCCTGGATGTGGTCTATCGGGTGGTCGGGGTCGTACATCGAGTGGACCAGCGAGGCGAGCCGGGCCTGCCCGAGCGGCTGCCGCACCCGGATGTCGGCTTCGGCCAGCCGCGCGCAGATGTCGTTGAGCTCACGGGCCATCACCGCGGCCAGGCCCGCGTCCTTGTCGACCTTGGTGCCGCGGGAGACGGTGGCCCGGGCCATCGCGTTGCCCTCGGCGGCCAGTTCGCGGGTGAAGTGCATGCAGGCCACGAGGTAGGCGCGGTGCTGCTCGGAGGAGGTGGACACCATGGACTGGAGCTGGTCGTAGGAGTCCTTGAGCCAGCGCTCGGCTCCTGGGTCGCCGCGCTGGGCCACGTCCTTGGCGTGCGCGTCGGGGTCGGCGGGCAGGGTACGGGCCAGCATCTGAAGGCGGGTCACGAAGCCGTCGCCGTTGGCCACGTGCTTGAGGAGGGTGCCGAAGCGTTCCACCAGGGCTTCCTGGTCCTCGCTGTCGCGCAGGCCCACACCCGGGCCCTCGATCTCGATGGCCGCGGTGACCGTACGCCGGTCCACGTGCAGCAGCACGGCGATCTCGTCGGGCCCGAAGGGTGCCGCGAGCCAGGTGATCCGCCCGATCCCGGGCGGCGGCCCGACCTCGACCTCGCGCCCGTCCAGGGCCGTGCCCGCCTCCTGCACGTTCGAGCGGTAGGCGGGGGAGACCCGGAGGGTACGGCGGTAGGTGCGGTTGATCTCGAACCAGCGGTAGAACGTACGCCGCCGGTAGGGCATGTAGACCGCGGCCAGGGCCAGCAGCGGCCAGCCGACCAGGCCGATGATCCGCAGCAGGAGGATCGGCACCAGGAGGCCGAAGAGCATGCCCAGGCCGGCGCCGACGATGATCAGGGCGATCTCGCCGGTCTCCCGGTTCTTGCCCACGATGGCGTTGGGCCGCGCCTTGCCGATCAGATACGTGCGCCGCGGCTGGGTGAAGGGCTGGGTCGTCACCGGCGCTCACCTCCCTGCGAAGAGCTGTTGTTCGGTCCGGAGCCCGGTGCGCGATTGGGGCCGGGGCCCGACCGGAAGGGCGAGCCGCCGAGCGGACCGGCCCCTCCCGAGCCCGTACCCGTACCGGAGCCGCCCGTACCCGAGCCGCCGCCGCGGCTGCTGTGCGCCGCCATTCCGCCGGACATCGGGTTGGCGGGCTGGCCGCCGCCCTGCGCCTGTTCCTGGGCGCCGCCGCGGGCGCTGTGGGTGTTGATGCCCTGGCGGACCAGCGCGGCGGGCGAGGAGATCACGGCCGCGGCCTGGCTCTGGCCGCTGGCCTTGCGGCCGTTGCGCAGATTCACCACGTCGTCGCCGAAGCCGGGGACGAAGCGGTAGATCATGAAGCTCGCGAAGATCGCCAGCAGGATGATGGCCAGTCCGGACACGACCGCCGAGAACGCGTTGGGCCCGTCGTCGGAGGAGGACAGCGCTCCGGCCAGGCCCAGCACGATCACGATCACGGGCTTGACCATGATCACGGCGATCATGATCCCGGCCCAGCGTCTGACGTGGTGCCACATGTTCTTGTCCACCAGGCCCGCGTACACCGCCGTGCCCAGCAGCGCGCCGACGTACAGCAGCGCGGCCCTGATCACCAGTTCGAGCCAGAGCACGCCGGCGGCGAGCACGGAGACCAGGGAGACGACGATCAGCATGATCGGGCCGCCGCCGATGTCGGTGCCCTTGGTGAGCGCGCCGGAGAAGGACCCGAAGAACACATTGGTGTTCGACTTCGTGCCCGAGGAGATGACATCGGTCACCGCGTCCGTCGCCGAGACCACGGTGTAGAGGATCAGCGGGGTGAAGGCGGAGGCCAGCACGGTGAGCCAGAGGAATCCGACGGCCTCGGTCAGTGCCTCGGTCAGCGGCACCCCGCGCACCGCGCGTTTGGCGACGGCCAGCAGCCACAGCACGAGGGTGAGGATCGTGGAGGCGGCGAAGACGACGGCGTACTGGCGCAGGAAGGAGGTGTTGGTGAAGTCCACCTGGGTGGTCTTGGTGACGGCGGTGGAGAGCTTGCCGATGGTCCAGGAGGCGGCTTCGGCGCAGCCCTTGCCGAGGGAGGTGAGGGGGTCGAGGGAGTCGGCGGGGTTGGTGGTGCCCTTGGCGGGGGCCGAGGGATCGCCCTTGGTGCAGTAGTCCTTGGCCGCGCCGACCAGGTCGTCGCACGGATTGTGCGTCGGGGGGGCCGAGGCGGTGCCGGTGGGTGTGCCCGCGCCCGGATCCGTCGCCGTCGCCGTGGCCGGCGCCCCAGGCGACGGCGTGTCCGCCATCGCCTGGAGGGGCAGCGCGGCCAGCACGAGGGCGAGTACGGCCATCACCAACCAGCGCAGGCGGCGGTCGCCGCCGCCACTGCCACCGCTGCCGCCGGCTCTACCTCGCATAAGTGAACCCTCCGTACTCCCGTACGGCGCCCGCGATCTCGTCCGCCGTGGCGGCCCGGTTGTCGCCGTTGACGGGAGCGGGTCCGTCCTTCTGCGAGGAGGACTCGATCTTCCAGTCACCGCCGACCCACACGAGCTTCTCGGTGATGGTGAACCAGGAGGCGCTGACCGGCTTCGTCGACCCCTGGCCGGCCAGGCCGACCAGGTCCGTGCACCACACCTCGACGGTCATCGCGTCGGCCGCGTTCGCGGTGATCTTCGTGCCGACCGGCACGGTGCGCGAGACGAAGGTGAGGCCGCTGGGCGCGGTGCCGTCCGCGTTGAGTCCGAGTGCTTGCAGTGAGGCGCCGGAGTACGCCTGGTCGAGCTGGGTCTGGAGCGCGTCGGTGACCGCCGGGTCGTGCACGGCCGCCACGATCTCGTGCCGCCGCGCCGCGTTGAACATGTCCACCGAGCCCAGCGCCACCGCGTAGTTGGCCGCCGCCGACTGGGCGCCCTGGCCGGTGTGGGCGAAGCCCGCAGGGATGCCCGCGTTCTTCCCGCCGACCGGCCGCTCGCCGGTGGGGGCCGTCGCGGTGGACGCCCCGGACTTGGTGCCGCCGGAGCCACTGGAGCCGCCGGAACCACCGGAGCCCGCGGCGGGGGCGCCCGATCCGGCGGTGTCCTTCGTGTCCGAGGACGAGTCGCCGCCGCGGTTGGCGAAGGCCAGCGCGGCGATCAGGAGGACGACGACGCCGACGACGGTCACCAGGGCGCGCCGGGGCTGCGGCCGCCGGACGGCGCCGCTGTGCGTGCCCTCGGGCATCCTGGTCCGGGTCGGGGGTCCGTCCTGGCCGAGGCTCATGGTGCGGTCGCCCCCTGGGGCGCCGCGGGCACGCCGGGGCGGCACTTGGCGCGGACGGCTCCGCTGCACGGTTGAGTGGGCATCAGCACGCAGCCTCGGTCGGTACGGTGGAGCCGGGGACGGGCTCCGGGAAGTGAGCGGGTACGCGGAGTACCTGCGGGGGGCCGCGGCTCAGACGGCCATCCCGTACACGATGGTGAACAGGGTGCCGAGTGATCCGATGATGAACACGCCGGTCAGCCCGGCGATGATCAATCCCTTGCCCTGCTCCGCGCTGAAGGTGTCGCGCAGTGCCGTCGCGCCGATCCTCTGTTTCGCCGCGCCCCAGATCGAGATGGCCAGGCACAGCAGGATCGCCACCGCCATGACCACTTCGATCATCACACGTGCTTCGTTGCCCAGGGACCCGAAGGGTCCCCAGTCTGGGGCGATGCCACCGATGATGGTGTTGATGTCGCCCTTCTCGGCTGCCAGGAACATGTAACTCACCACCCCGCTCGATCAGTTGACTCCCTTGCCGGGGCGCAAGGGGGCCAGGATCTATCTTGACGGAGGATGCCGCTGTTGCATGTCGACTCGGCGACTTTCTCGGCGGAACCTCCGTGTGATCCGGCTCCCAGCCGTCAGACTGGTGCGTGGACCGGTGTTCGAAGAACAGGGACGACTACTCTGTGTATCACGAGCATCACCGTAGGGCAACGACGGGAACAAGGGTGAACGGAAGGGGTGTCCTGCCGTGGCGCGCAAGGTCTGGCTCACCGTCATTATCGGTGCGGGCCTGAGCTTTTCGTTCCTCGCCCTGCTCGTCGTCGGTACGTACTCGGCCGCCGCGGGGCTTTCGAACAACGGCGGCGGGACTGTAACCCTGGCCAAAGGCGCGGTGCCGGCGGAATATCAGCCGATCGTACTCAAATGGGGCAATCTGTGCCCCGCGCTCAATCCGGCGCTGCTCGCCGCCCAGCTCTACCAGGAGAGCGGCTGGAACCCGCGCGCCCAGA
It encodes the following:
- a CDS encoding SCO6880 family protein; translation: MTTQPFTQPRRTYLIGKARPNAIVGKNRETGEIALIIVGAGLGMLFGLLVPILLLRIIGLVGWPLLALAAVYMPYRRRTFYRWFEINRTYRRTLRVSPAYRSNVQEAGTALDGREVEVGPPPGIGRITWLAAPFGPDEIAVLLHVDRRTVTAAIEIEGPGVGLRDSEDQEALVERFGTLLKHVANGDGFVTRLQMLARTLPADPDAHAKDVAQRGDPGAERWLKDSYDQLQSMVSTSSEQHRAYLVACMHFTRELAAEGNAMARATVSRGTKVDKDAGLAAVMARELNDICARLAEADIRVRQPLGQARLASLVHSMYDPDHPIDHIQAMTRRNTWPAELDATEPTFLQAKTRESATRAPWHHSTAWVKEWPMTPVGVNFLAPLLVHTPDVIRTVAVCMDLEPTDVAIERMLTEKTNDDAEASRAAKMNRVVDPRDVAHHGRIDQRGEDLASGAAGVNLVGYITVSARSPEALARDKRTIRASAGKSYLKLEWCDREHHRAFVNTLPFATGIRR